One genomic region from Flagellimonas oceani encodes:
- a CDS encoding zinc metallopeptidase: MMTYYILIGGIALVSWLVSNRLKSKFKKYSKVHLRNGMSGAEIAQKMLDDHGIRDVKVISTPGMLTDHYNPKNKTVNLSEGVYNQRNASAAAVAAHECGHAVQHAQAYEWLTMRSKLVPVVSVTSGMSTWVVFGGIMLMAATGAAGGIGFYIAVAGLIMMGFATLFSFITLPVEYDASKRALVWLKQKNMVTQEEYSGAEDALKWAARTYLVAALGALASLLYWAVQVFGGRD; encoded by the coding sequence ATGATGACATATTATATATTGATCGGTGGTATTGCCCTAGTGAGCTGGTTGGTGAGCAACCGATTGAAGAGTAAGTTCAAAAAATATTCAAAGGTCCATTTGCGAAATGGGATGAGCGGTGCGGAAATTGCACAGAAAATGCTCGATGATCATGGAATTCGGGATGTGAAAGTGATTTCCACCCCCGGTATGCTGACGGACCATTATAATCCGAAAAACAAAACCGTCAACCTTAGTGAAGGGGTTTACAACCAACGCAATGCTTCGGCAGCTGCGGTGGCGGCCCACGAATGCGGACACGCTGTGCAGCATGCACAAGCTTATGAGTGGTTGACGATGCGCTCGAAGTTGGTTCCCGTGGTAAGTGTCACTTCTGGAATGTCCACTTGGGTGGTGTTCGGTGGTATCATGTTGATGGCCGCTACGGGTGCCGCAGGTGGCATTGGCTTTTACATTGCGGTAGCTGGACTTATTATGATGGGCTTTGCCACTTTGTTCAGTTTTATTACACTGCCTGTGGAATACGATGCCAGTAAAAGAGCATTGGTGTGGTTGAAGCAAAAAAATATGGTGACCCAAGAAGAATACTCAGGTGCTGAAGATGCGCTCAAATGGGCGGCAAGAACCTATTTGGTGGCAGCTTTGGGTGCTTTGGCCTCCCTATTGTACTGGGCCGTTCAGGTTTTTGGCGGCAGGGACTAA